From Atribacterota bacterium, one genomic window encodes:
- a CDS encoding SagB/ThcOx family dehydrogenase, with protein MNSIGDEFIRKTKYHFLDLSDQMKGINPPSLQLPYPDNMEIISLPDFNDTEILQENVKSVINLRESIRSYKQVNISLSELSYLLWCTQGVKEVFSGIATKRTVPSAGARHALETTLLVNRVDGLKPGLYRYLSLEHQLGVFKIDNHISDEIVKSAFGQDFIKNSAVTFIWMAVIYRMKWRYGERAYRYIFLDAGHVAQNLYLSAESIGCGVCAIAAFSDDEMNQILNIDGKEQFVVYMATVGKKRQ; from the coding sequence ATGAATTCTATCGGAGACGAATTTATTAGAAAAACTAAATATCATTTTTTAGATTTATCTGACCAGATGAAAGGTATTAATCCGCCTTCTTTACAACTGCCATATCCTGATAATATGGAAATAATTTCTTTACCAGACTTTAATGATACTGAAATTTTGCAGGAAAATGTCAAATCAGTAATTAATTTGAGGGAGAGTATACGTAGTTATAAACAAGTTAACATTAGCTTATCTGAGTTGTCATACCTGTTATGGTGTACTCAGGGTGTAAAAGAAGTCTTTTCTGGTATTGCAACTAAAAGGACAGTGCCTTCTGCAGGAGCAAGGCATGCCCTGGAAACAACTCTCTTAGTAAACAGGGTAGATGGATTAAAACCCGGATTATACAGGTATTTAAGTTTGGAACACCAGTTAGGAGTATTTAAAATAGATAATCATATTAGTGATGAGATTGTAAAGTCAGCTTTTGGTCAGGATTTTATCAAAAATTCAGCTGTTACTTTTATCTGGATGGCAGTAATTTACAGGATGAAATGGCGGTATGGTGAGCGTGCTTACCGATACATTTTTTTAGATGCAGGACATGTGGCTCAAAACTTATACCTTTCTGCTGAATCAATTGGTTGTGGAGTGTGCGCAATTGCAGCTTTTTCTGATGATGAAATGAATCAAATTTTAAATATAGATGGCAAAGAACAGTTTGTGGTATATATGGCAACGGTAGGGAAGAAAAGGCAATAA